A genomic window from Fimbriimonadaceae bacterium includes:
- a CDS encoding heavy metal translocating P-type ATPase, with amino-acid sequence MASPETTELKIEGMTCASCVRRVERALSKVPGVEEATVNYATEKASVAHSHDVDRGALRAAVENAGYGVADEPHAPEHHGDEHASHVAPDAYGPLKKQLANLWTALALTVPIVAVSMAWHPRPEWANMLLFVLSTPVVFGCGRSFFTTTWKALRHGSATMDTLIAMGAGAAWLYSTVSLVVYSGNAHHQSEHIYFETAAAIVTLILTGRYLESRSKTRMSSAIETLMGLAPSTATRIEAGVEKEVPVASLQVGDRLRVRPGEKFAVDGKVVEGSSYVDESMLTGEPEPVPKGPQDTVTGATINTGGTLVYQATHVGSETALAQIVKMVERAQGSKAPVQRLADQISGVFVPIVILVAIGTFLTWWLALGASFGQALVPAVTVLVIACPCALGLATPTAIMVGTGRGASLGILIKDALVLERSSAIKTVLLDKTGTLTQGKPTLSDLEEWGEDPLANPEQAAYQSPGVSIESGRHATSDKRQTTNASPLLALAASAESGSEHPVAQAIVRGARERNVPVGAAEAFQALEGRGIEATVDGKSILLGTARLMEERGVDVPEAAQSRLATLENDAKTAMLMAVDGTLAAILAVADVVSEHSVQAVDQLRALGLEPIMVTGDNRSTAEAIAAQVGIDEVEAQVLPGDKADIVRKHQANGPVAMVGDGINDAPALAQADLGFAIGSGTDVAMETAGITLLRSDLRGVPTAIRLARATLATIKWNLVWAFGYNVVMIPLAMSGRLSPMFAAAAMAFSSVSVVLNSLRLKAFN; translated from the coding sequence GCCCGAAACGACCGAGCTGAAGATCGAGGGGATGACCTGCGCGTCGTGCGTGCGTCGCGTCGAACGGGCTCTCTCGAAGGTGCCCGGCGTCGAAGAGGCGACCGTGAACTACGCGACGGAAAAGGCGAGCGTGGCGCACAGCCACGACGTCGACCGCGGCGCGCTGCGGGCTGCGGTCGAGAACGCCGGGTACGGAGTCGCCGATGAACCGCACGCCCCGGAGCACCATGGCGACGAGCACGCCTCGCACGTCGCGCCCGACGCGTACGGGCCCCTGAAGAAACAGCTCGCCAACCTGTGGACGGCCCTCGCCCTCACGGTCCCGATCGTGGCGGTATCGATGGCGTGGCACCCGCGGCCCGAGTGGGCGAACATGCTGCTGTTCGTGCTCTCGACGCCCGTGGTCTTCGGGTGCGGCCGGTCGTTCTTCACCACCACGTGGAAGGCGCTGCGCCACGGATCGGCCACGATGGACACGCTGATCGCGATGGGCGCGGGCGCGGCGTGGCTGTACAGCACGGTCTCGCTGGTCGTGTACTCGGGAAACGCGCACCACCAGAGCGAGCACATCTACTTCGAAACCGCGGCCGCGATCGTCACGCTGATCCTGACGGGCCGGTATCTGGAGTCTCGATCGAAGACGCGGATGTCCTCGGCGATCGAGACCCTCATGGGCCTCGCGCCCTCCACCGCGACCCGCATCGAGGCCGGGGTGGAGAAAGAGGTGCCCGTTGCCTCCCTCCAAGTCGGAGACCGACTTCGTGTGCGCCCGGGCGAGAAGTTCGCGGTGGACGGCAAAGTGGTCGAAGGGTCCTCGTATGTCGACGAGTCGATGCTCACCGGGGAACCCGAACCCGTGCCCAAAGGGCCCCAGGACACGGTCACCGGCGCGACCATCAACACGGGCGGCACGCTCGTGTACCAGGCCACGCACGTCGGAAGCGAAACGGCCCTTGCCCAGATCGTGAAGATGGTGGAGCGCGCCCAAGGGAGCAAGGCGCCGGTGCAGCGGCTGGCCGACCAGATTTCCGGAGTGTTCGTGCCGATCGTCATCCTCGTCGCCATCGGCACGTTCCTGACGTGGTGGCTGGCGTTGGGCGCCTCGTTCGGACAAGCGCTCGTGCCGGCGGTGACGGTGCTCGTGATCGCCTGCCCCTGTGCCCTCGGCCTCGCCACTCCGACGGCGATCATGGTGGGAACGGGCCGGGGCGCGAGCCTCGGCATCTTGATCAAAGACGCCTTGGTGCTCGAGCGATCCAGCGCCATCAAGACCGTCCTTCTCGACAAGACCGGCACCCTCACCCAAGGCAAACCCACCCTCAGCGACTTGGAAGAATGGGGAGAAGACCCCCTCGCCAATCCCGAACAAGCGGCATATCAGTCCCCCGGGGTGAGCATAGAATCCGGTCGACACGCGACAAGCGACAAACGACAAACGACAAACGCCTCCCCGCTCCTCGCCCTCGCCGCCTCGGCCGAGTCCGGCTCGGAGCACCCCGTCGCCCAAGCGATCGTCCGCGGCGCCCGCGAGCGGAACGTCCCCGTTGGCGCAGCCGAGGCGTTTCAAGCCTTGGAGGGACGCGGCATCGAGGCCACGGTTGACGGCAAGTCGATCCTCCTCGGCACCGCACGCCTGATGGAAGAACGCGGCGTCGATGTGCCCGAGGCAGCTCAGAGCCGACTCGCCACGCTTGAGAACGACGCCAAAACCGCCATGCTCATGGCTGTCGACGGCACGTTGGCCGCGATCCTGGCGGTCGCGGACGTCGTGTCTGAGCACAGCGTCCAGGCCGTCGACCAGCTGCGCGCGCTCGGGCTCGAGCCCATTATGGTGACGGGAGACAACCGCAGCACCGCCGAGGCCATTGCGGCCCAAGTCGGCATCGACGAGGTGGAGGCGCAGGTCCTCCCCGGCGACAAGGCAGACATCGTGCGCAAGCACCAGGCAAACGGACCGGTCGCCATGGTCGGCGACGGCATCAACGACGCCCCCGCCCTCGCCCAGGCCGACCTCGGGTTCGCGATCGGCTCCGGCACGGACGTCGCGATGGAGACCGCCGGGATTACCCTGCTTCGCAGCGACCTCAGAGGCGTGCCAACCGCCATCCGCCTCGCCCGCGCGACACTTG